From one Trichocoleus desertorum ATA4-8-CV12 genomic stretch:
- a CDS encoding SRPBCC family protein, with product MTSTSESVKTTEFEQSITVAAPADRLFDFLADVKNVPQYLPTVKSAQPQAGDRIRTQGQSGERSYDADGHFRVDQAAHRLEWGSDGENDYGGWMKVESNGDSQSQVTVHIHFSPRPEMAQKMAERSPGHSFEAAMHEGITKTLESIKRICEGQGGKEEIEANK from the coding sequence ATGACTTCAACTAGCGAATCCGTCAAAACAACTGAGTTTGAACAATCGATCACGGTTGCTGCACCTGCCGATCGCCTCTTTGATTTTCTGGCAGATGTGAAAAATGTGCCGCAGTATCTACCAACGGTGAAAAGTGCTCAACCCCAAGCAGGCGATCGCATTCGCACTCAAGGACAATCGGGAGAGCGTTCCTATGACGCGGATGGTCATTTTCGAGTAGACCAAGCAGCACATCGCCTTGAATGGGGTTCCGATGGTGAGAATGACTATGGTGGATGGATGAAAGTGGAAAGCAATGGAGATTCACAATCTCAGGTAACGGTGCATATTCACTTTTCGCCTAGACCTGAAATGGCACAAAAGATGGCAGAGCGATCACCAGGACACAGCTTTGAAGCTGCCATGCATGAGGGCATTACTAAAACCCTAGAATCTATCAAACGGATTTGTGAAGGGCAGGGTGGTAAAGAAGAGATCGAAGCCAACAAGTAA